A genomic region of Desulforamulus hydrothermalis Lam5 = DSM 18033 contains the following coding sequences:
- a CDS encoding NYN domain-containing protein → MQEFYVVDGYNIIHAWPEFAGMIDSGLDHCRDKLVHILANFAGFEGSRVKVVFDAHLVKRGIEHRETVHGIEVYYTQEGETADSLIEKIVGDLGKQGTVYVVTSDWDEQKIIFGRGAYRLTPKEFRVQVIKANRRREEEFNRPNPTEGYLEDKLPAEIRQVLEKWRRSKN, encoded by the coding sequence ATGCAGGAATTTTATGTGGTGGACGGGTATAACATCATCCATGCCTGGCCGGAGTTTGCCGGCATGATTGACAGCGGGTTAGACCATTGCAGGGACAAGCTCGTTCATATACTGGCCAACTTTGCCGGTTTTGAGGGCAGCCGGGTTAAAGTGGTTTTTGATGCCCACCTCGTAAAAAGAGGCATTGAGCACCGGGAAACCGTGCACGGCATTGAGGTATACTATACCCAGGAGGGCGAAACTGCTGACTCGTTAATTGAAAAAATTGTCGGGGACCTGGGCAAACAGGGCACGGTTTATGTAGTAACTTCTGATTGGGATGAACAAAAAATTATTTTTGGGCGGGGTGCTTACCGCTTGACACCCAAAGAATTCAGGGTTCAGGTTATAAAGGCTAACCGGCGAAGAGAGGAAGAGTTTAATCGGCCCAACCCCACCGAGGGCTATCTGGAGGACAAGCTGCCCGCGGAAATCAGGCAAGTATTAGAAAAATGGCGACGCAGCAAGAATTAA
- a CDS encoding Mini-ribonuclease 3, whose protein sequence is MTLTQRDTYIMDQSASKQNPEQLPSLVLAYLGDAVYELAVRRFLIAQGATKVNRLHREAVKYVRAGAQARALFALEDKLSEQELAVVRRGRNAKSGLPPKGADVAEYRHATALEALIGYLYLQGNEGRIDEIIGLAIDALKRG, encoded by the coding sequence ATGACCTTGACACAAAGGGATACTTATATCATGGATCAATCAGCCTCAAAACAAAATCCTGAACAACTGCCCAGCCTGGTACTGGCATATCTGGGGGATGCCGTTTATGAATTGGCAGTCCGCCGGTTTCTCATAGCTCAAGGTGCTACCAAAGTGAACCGGCTGCACCGGGAAGCCGTTAAGTATGTGCGGGCCGGTGCCCAGGCGAGAGCGTTGTTTGCCCTGGAAGATAAACTTTCCGAACAAGAACTGGCGGTTGTCCGTCGGGGACGCAACGCCAAGTCAGGTCTGCCGCCTAAGGGAGCTGATGTGGCGGAGTACCGCCATGCCACCGCTCTGGAAGCGCTGATAGGTTATCTGTATTTACAGGGCAATGAGGGCAGGATTGACGAAATTATCGGCTTGGCCATAGATGCCCTCAAGCGTGGCTGA
- the cysS gene encoding cysteine--tRNA ligase, producing MQIYNTLTKTKQEFIPREKGKVSMYVCGPTTYNFIHLGNARPLVFFDTVRRYFIYKGYQVNYVQNFTDVDDKIIKRAWEEQTDPLELAQRYIREFFKDADALNVMRADKHPKVSEHIAEIIDLIKQLEQQGHAYVADGDVYFAVRSFPGYGKLSGRSLEDMQAGARVEIDPRKKDPMDFALWKAAKPGEPSWPSPWGAGRPGWHIECSAMAAKYLGNGFDIHGGGFDLIFPHHENEIAQSEAACGQPFARYWMHNGFITVNQEKMSKSLGNFFLVREILAKFPPEVVRWYLLSTHYRSPLDFDDEKLAMAGKGLERLKTALRLLYEALELPQQQAAMADEGGDLADKLATLRLDFEKAMDDDFNTALAISVFFELAKEINIFVGRLDGKLTDRQKDLLVKAHDLFKDFNGVLGVFKEDQQSGRLLIDAVNTDNKLVDGLINLIVKVRQAARSQKDWATADTIRDGLKELGVILEDTPQGVRWKIQG from the coding sequence ATGCAAATTTATAATACCCTGACGAAAACCAAACAAGAGTTTATTCCCAGAGAAAAAGGGAAAGTCAGCATGTATGTTTGCGGGCCCACTACATACAACTTTATTCACCTTGGCAATGCCCGGCCGCTGGTGTTTTTTGACACAGTTAGGAGATACTTTATTTATAAAGGTTATCAAGTGAACTATGTACAAAACTTTACCGACGTGGATGATAAGATTATTAAGCGAGCCTGGGAAGAACAGACCGACCCGCTGGAATTGGCCCAAAGATATATCAGGGAATTTTTTAAGGATGCCGATGCACTGAATGTTATGCGGGCGGACAAACATCCCAAAGTATCTGAACACATTGCGGAAATCATTGACCTGATCAAACAACTGGAACAGCAGGGGCATGCCTATGTGGCAGACGGGGATGTTTACTTTGCGGTGCGGAGTTTTCCCGGCTACGGGAAACTATCGGGCCGCAGCCTGGAGGATATGCAGGCAGGAGCCAGGGTGGAAATTGATCCCAGAAAGAAAGACCCCATGGACTTTGCGCTCTGGAAAGCGGCCAAACCCGGGGAACCCAGTTGGCCAAGCCCTTGGGGAGCCGGCCGCCCGGGGTGGCATATTGAGTGCTCGGCTATGGCGGCCAAATATTTAGGCAACGGTTTTGATATTCACGGCGGTGGGTTTGATTTGATTTTTCCTCACCACGAAAATGAAATTGCTCAATCTGAAGCGGCTTGCGGCCAACCTTTTGCCCGTTACTGGATGCATAACGGTTTTATTACAGTCAATCAAGAAAAAATGTCCAAATCTCTGGGGAACTTCTTTTTAGTCAGGGAAATTTTGGCCAAGTTTCCACCCGAAGTGGTGCGCTGGTATTTGCTTTCCACCCATTATCGCAGCCCCCTGGACTTTGATGATGAAAAGCTGGCCATGGCGGGAAAAGGTCTGGAACGCCTAAAAACTGCCCTGCGCTTGCTTTATGAGGCTCTGGAGCTGCCGCAGCAGCAGGCCGCCATGGCCGATGAAGGCGGAGACCTGGCAGACAAACTGGCAACCCTCCGGTTGGATTTTGAAAAAGCCATGGATGACGATTTTAACACTGCCCTGGCTATTTCCGTATTTTTTGAGCTGGCCAAAGAAATTAATATTTTTGTGGGCCGGCTGGACGGCAAGCTGACTGACCGGCAGAAAGATTTGCTGGTAAAAGCACACGATTTATTTAAAGATTTTAACGGTGTATTGGGTGTCTTTAAGGAAGATCAGCAGAGCGGCAGGTTATTGATTGACGCTGTTAATACTGACAACAAATTGGTGGACGGTCTGATCAATCTGATTGTTAAAGTTCGCCAGGCGGCCCGCAGCCAAAAAGATTGGGCCACTGCGGATACCATACGGGACGGTTTGAAGGAACTGGGGGTAATTCTGGAAGACACCCCCCAAGGTGTACGATGGAAGATACAAGGATGA
- the gltX gene encoding glutamate--tRNA ligase produces the protein MSVRVRFAPSPTGPLHIGGARSALFNWLFARHHGGRFIVRIEDTDLERSSRESEENILNALHWLGIDWDEGIQTGGPNGPYRQTERLSVYRQLAAQLLAKGQAYYCYCTEEELAAEREELLARGELPRYLGRCRHLSEEAKAKLAAEGRKPVLRFRVPENRIIIIQDRVRGQVEFESNGIGDFIIMKSDNIPTYNFAVVVDDHDMNITHVIRAEEHLSNTPRQILLYEALGWPQPEFAHISLILGKDRAKMSKRHGATAIEQYQKLGYLPEALVNFLALLGWSPGGEQEILSLPEIVEQFSLDRVAKNPAVFDIDKLNWLNGHYIRQSPLDRLTRLAVPYLMEAGYLDEAPDAEKLAWLEQVVAIARNYISYMQEITQHVDIFFRDEVIVSEAEARDVLTWEQMPAVMEAACRLFADAPELTEESVKGIIKAIGKQTGLKGKFIFQPLRVAITGRTHGPELHQIIPVIGKERTVARLRAVLRQSSPPAGQ, from the coding sequence TTGTCAGTCAGGGTTCGTTTTGCCCCCAGTCCTACGGGGCCTTTACATATCGGGGGAGCCAGATCGGCGTTGTTTAACTGGCTGTTTGCCCGTCATCACGGCGGACGGTTTATTGTCCGTATAGAAGATACCGATTTGGAAAGATCCTCCAGAGAATCAGAAGAGAACATCTTAAATGCGCTGCACTGGTTAGGGATTGATTGGGACGAAGGTATTCAGACAGGAGGACCTAATGGCCCGTACCGCCAAACCGAACGTTTATCCGTTTACCGGCAACTGGCGGCGCAGCTCTTAGCTAAGGGTCAGGCCTACTATTGTTACTGTACCGAAGAAGAATTAGCCGCTGAGCGGGAGGAACTGCTGGCCCGGGGCGAGTTGCCCCGTTATTTGGGACGTTGCCGGCATCTCAGTGAGGAAGCAAAAGCCAAGCTGGCAGCGGAGGGAAGAAAGCCGGTACTGCGTTTCAGGGTTCCCGAGAACCGTATTATTATCATTCAAGACCGTGTGCGGGGGCAGGTTGAGTTTGAAAGCAACGGCATTGGTGATTTCATTATCATGAAATCAGACAATATTCCCACCTATAACTTTGCTGTGGTAGTTGACGACCATGATATGAACATCACCCATGTAATCCGGGCGGAGGAACATCTTTCCAACACCCCCAGACAAATTTTATTATATGAGGCCCTTGGCTGGCCCCAGCCGGAGTTTGCCCATATTTCTTTAATTCTTGGCAAAGATCGTGCTAAAATGAGCAAACGCCATGGAGCTACCGCCATTGAACAATACCAGAAGTTAGGCTATTTGCCGGAAGCGCTGGTGAACTTTTTGGCGTTGCTGGGCTGGTCACCGGGCGGCGAACAGGAAATTCTCAGCCTGCCTGAAATTGTTGAGCAATTTTCTTTGGACCGGGTAGCCAAAAATCCGGCGGTCTTCGATATAGACAAACTAAACTGGCTTAACGGCCATTATATTCGCCAGAGTCCCTTGGACAGGCTTACCCGGCTGGCTGTTCCTTACCTGATGGAAGCAGGTTACCTGGACGAAGCGCCGGACGCTGAAAAATTAGCCTGGTTGGAACAAGTGGTAGCCATAGCCAGGAACTATATTTCATACATGCAGGAAATCACCCAACATGTGGATATTTTCTTCCGGGATGAGGTAATTGTAAGCGAGGCGGAGGCTCGGGATGTTTTAACCTGGGAACAAATGCCGGCGGTGATGGAGGCTGCCTGTCGGTTGTTTGCGGATGCCCCTGAGTTAACCGAAGAATCTGTAAAGGGCATTATTAAAGCCATTGGCAAGCAAACCGGCTTGAAAGGCAAATTTATTTTCCAACCCCTGCGGGTGGCCATTACCGGCAGGACCCATGGACCCGAGCTACACCAGATTATTCCGGTCATTGGCAAAGAACGAACCGTTGCCAGGTTGCGGGCGGTTCTGCGGCAATCAAGCCCGCCGGCCGGGCAGTAA
- a CDS encoding glutamine--tRNA ligase/YqeY domain fusion protein, which yields MQMNTKLTSFIHDIINQDLEEGKNQGKVHTRFPPEPNGYLHIGHAKSICLNFGLAQEYGGLCNLRFDDTNPSKEDLEYVESIQEDVKWLGYDWDDRLFYASDYFDRLYEYAVRLIKDGKAYVDDLSAEEIRAYRGTLTEPGKDSPYRNRSVEENLDLFRRMKEGEFPDGSRVLRAKIDMASPNLNLRDPVLYRIQKTTHHRTGDKWCIYPMYDYAHPLSDAIEGITHSICTCEFEDHRPLYDWVIENVKGNFPSRPRQIEFARLNLSHTVMSKRKLRQLVEEGYVRGWDDPRMPTISGLRRRGYTPEAIRDFCERIGVAKAVSMVDIALLEHCIREDLNFKAPRVMAVLRPLKVVLENYPEGRTEWLDAPYNQENPELGARKIPFSRVIYIEQEDFMEEPPKKFFRLAPGREVRLKHAYIIKCERVIKDERTGEIIELRCTYDPATKSGMATDTRKVKGTLHWVSAEHAVNAEVRLYDHLFIKANPEEDKDTDFKQNLNPDSLVVLSSLVEPSLAGAAPGSRYQFLRQGYFCVDPDTTGGSLVFNRIVSLKDSWAKVQNK from the coding sequence ATGCAGATGAACACCAAGTTGACCAGCTTTATTCATGATATAATTAACCAGGATTTAGAAGAAGGCAAAAACCAGGGTAAGGTACATACCAGGTTTCCGCCCGAACCTAACGGTTATTTGCACATCGGACATGCCAAGTCCATCTGCTTAAACTTCGGTCTTGCCCAGGAATATGGCGGTTTGTGCAACCTGCGCTTTGATGATACCAACCCCAGTAAAGAAGACCTTGAATATGTGGAATCCATTCAGGAGGATGTTAAATGGCTTGGTTATGACTGGGATGACCGGCTGTTTTATGCTTCAGATTACTTTGACCGGTTATACGAATATGCCGTCCGGCTGATTAAAGACGGCAAAGCCTACGTAGATGATTTAAGTGCGGAGGAGATCAGGGCTTACCGGGGTACTTTAACCGAACCCGGCAAAGACAGTCCTTACCGTAACCGTTCGGTGGAAGAAAACCTGGATTTATTCCGACGCATGAAGGAAGGTGAATTTCCGGACGGTTCCCGGGTATTGCGGGCCAAAATTGATATGGCCTCCCCCAATTTAAACCTGCGGGATCCTGTTTTATACCGGATTCAAAAAACAACCCACCACCGCACCGGGGACAAGTGGTGTATCTATCCCATGTATGACTATGCCCATCCCCTGTCGGATGCCATCGAAGGCATTACTCATTCTATCTGCACATGCGAATTTGAGGATCACCGCCCCCTGTATGATTGGGTAATTGAAAACGTTAAAGGGAATTTTCCATCTCGCCCGCGGCAAATTGAGTTCGCCCGTCTTAACCTCAGTCACACAGTTATGAGCAAGCGGAAGCTGCGACAGCTGGTTGAAGAAGGCTATGTGCGGGGGTGGGACGACCCCAGGATGCCTACCATATCAGGTTTGCGCCGTCGCGGTTACACACCCGAGGCGATCAGGGATTTCTGTGAACGCATCGGGGTAGCTAAAGCCGTTAGCATGGTGGATATTGCTTTATTGGAACACTGCATCAGAGAAGATTTAAACTTCAAGGCGCCCCGGGTTATGGCGGTGCTGCGCCCCCTAAAAGTGGTGCTTGAAAACTATCCGGAGGGCCGGACCGAATGGCTGGATGCGCCTTACAACCAGGAAAATCCTGAACTGGGTGCCAGAAAAATTCCCTTTTCCCGGGTAATATATATCGAGCAGGAAGATTTTATGGAAGAACCGCCTAAAAAATTCTTCCGTTTAGCTCCCGGCCGGGAAGTAAGATTAAAACATGCTTATATCATAAAATGCGAACGGGTTATTAAGGACGAGCGAACGGGCGAAATTATCGAGCTTCGTTGCACTTATGATCCGGCTACCAAGAGCGGTATGGCAACCGATACCCGTAAAGTAAAAGGAACCCTGCACTGGGTCAGTGCAGAACACGCCGTCAATGCGGAGGTGCGCCTGTACGACCATCTGTTTATCAAAGCTAACCCAGAGGAAGACAAAGATACCGATTTCAAACAAAATCTCAACCCGGATTCGCTGGTAGTTCTTTCTTCCCTGGTGGAGCCCAGCCTGGCCGGCGCAGCCCCGGGCAGCCGCTACCAATTTTTAAGACAGGGCTATTTCTGTGTAGACCCCGATACTACCGGCGGTTCCCTGGTCTTTAACCGTATTGTGTCACTGAAGGACTCCTGGGCCAAGGTCCAAAACAAATAA
- the sigH gene encoding RNA polymerase sporulation sigma factor SigH has translation MNSNAQREVSGGYQIMVDEDVVEFAREGDDAALEYLINKYKNFVRAKARSYFLIGADREDIIQEGMIGLYKAIRDFRMDKLSSFRAFAELCITRQIITAIKTATRQKHIPLNSYVSLNKPIYDEDSDRTLLDVISGSKITDPEELIISREEFDDIEEKMGEILSSLEWKVLMSYLEGKSYQEIAEDLNRHVKSIDNALQRVKRKLERYLEKREA, from the coding sequence TTGAATTCAAATGCACAAAGAGAAGTTTCCGGCGGATATCAAATTATGGTGGATGAGGATGTCGTTGAATTTGCGCGCGAGGGCGACGACGCAGCGCTGGAGTACTTGATTAATAAATATAAAAACTTTGTGCGTGCAAAAGCCCGCTCATATTTCCTGATTGGAGCCGACAGAGAAGATATTATTCAGGAGGGCATGATTGGCCTTTATAAAGCCATTCGCGATTTTCGCATGGACAAGCTGTCTTCTTTTCGCGCCTTTGCCGAACTGTGCATTACCAGGCAGATTATCACTGCCATTAAAACAGCAACCAGGCAAAAACACATCCCTCTTAATTCGTACGTTTCGTTAAATAAACCAATTTACGATGAGGATTCAGACCGCACCCTGTTAGATGTAATTTCCGGGTCAAAAATAACAGATCCGGAGGAACTCATTATCAGCCGCGAAGAGTTTGATGATATTGAGGAAAAGATGGGCGAAATCCTGAGTTCACTGGAATGGAAGGTGCTCATGTCTTACCTGGAAGGAAAGTCTTACCAGGAAATTGCAGAAGACCTTAACAGGCATGTTAAATCTATTGACAACGCCTTGCAGAGAGTAAAACGCAAACTGGAAAGATACCTGGAAAAGCGTGAAGCCTAG
- the cysE gene encoding serine O-acetyltransferase, with protein MLSRIRKEINAVFERDPAAKSTLEVLLCYPGLHAILFHRLAHALYKKKFYVTARFISQVSRFLTGIEIHPGAKIGEGLFIDHGAGVVIGETAEIGNNVTIYQGVTLGGTGKEKGKRHPTIGNNVVISSGAKVLGSFTVGDNVKIGAGSVVLKEVPPNCTVVGVPGRIVIRDGQKVGSAYVPDLRHDQLPDPVADMLGQMQSAIDRLEQKVKTLEQECSRLRDQAEGANR; from the coding sequence GTGTTAAGCAGGATCAGAAAAGAAATCAATGCCGTTTTTGAACGGGACCCGGCGGCAAAAAGTACCCTGGAGGTATTACTGTGTTACCCTGGGCTGCATGCCATCCTGTTTCACCGGCTGGCCCACGCATTATATAAGAAAAAATTCTATGTAACCGCCCGGTTTATTTCACAAGTTTCCAGGTTTCTGACCGGCATTGAGATTCACCCGGGAGCCAAAATCGGGGAAGGTCTTTTTATCGACCACGGAGCAGGCGTGGTAATCGGGGAAACCGCCGAGATCGGCAACAACGTAACTATTTACCAGGGGGTCACCCTGGGGGGCACCGGGAAAGAAAAAGGCAAGCGGCACCCCACCATTGGCAATAACGTGGTAATTAGTTCGGGCGCAAAAGTGCTTGGTTCTTTTACCGTTGGTGACAACGTGAAGATCGGCGCCGGTTCGGTGGTTTTAAAAGAAGTGCCGCCTAACTGCACTGTGGTGGGTGTACCGGGGCGCATTGTAATTCGGGATGGCCAAAAAGTAGGTTCTGCCTATGTGCCGGATTTGCGCCACGACCAGTTACCTGACCCGGTAGCGGATATGCTGGGCCAGATGCAATCAGCCATTGACCGGCTGGAGCAAAAAGTTAAAACATTGGAACAGGAATGCAGCAGGTTAAGAGATCAAGCGGAGGGGGCTAACCGGTAA
- the thyX gene encoding FAD-dependent thymidylate synthase, producing MGKANLKVRLLEHTPNPEKLVAMAARLCYSPAQIDDLAANVAQSDQQAFVKKLLDMGHYSAIEHVSFTFGIEGVSRSLLAQLTRHRIASFSVQSQRYVGETREHNARGTFEYIIPETIEKLGPQAVAEFAAQMAQIQTWYDGWVAKLGGGRSAYEDARFVLPNAAETKIVVTMNARELRHFFNLRCCRRAQWEIRRLAEQMLHLAKEVAPVLFADAGPPCLAGPCPEGQLSCGQREAVRRRYGVT from the coding sequence GTGGGGAAAGCTAATTTAAAGGTCCGCCTGCTGGAACACACGCCAAACCCGGAAAAGCTGGTGGCCATGGCGGCCAGGTTGTGCTACTCGCCGGCACAAATAGATGACCTGGCGGCCAATGTGGCCCAATCTGACCAGCAGGCTTTTGTAAAAAAATTACTGGACATGGGACACTACAGCGCTATTGAACATGTTTCTTTTACATTTGGCATCGAAGGGGTTTCCCGGAGCCTGCTGGCCCAGTTAACCAGACACCGCATTGCCAGTTTCAGTGTACAGTCCCAGCGGTATGTAGGGGAAACCCGGGAGCATAATGCCCGGGGCACCTTTGAATACATCATCCCCGAGACCATTGAAAAGCTTGGGCCGCAGGCGGTGGCAGAATTTGCGGCACAGATGGCGCAAATTCAAACCTGGTATGACGGGTGGGTAGCTAAATTGGGAGGCGGCAGATCGGCTTATGAAGATGCCCGGTTTGTGCTGCCCAACGCAGCCGAAACGAAAATTGTGGTAACTATGAATGCCAGGGAATTAAGACACTTTTTTAACCTTCGCTGTTGCCGGCGGGCCCAATGGGAAATTCGCCGGCTGGCGGAACAAATGCTGCACCTGGCCAAAGAAGTGGCACCCGTGCTTTTTGCCGATGCCGGGCCGCCTTGCCTGGCCGGCCCCTGTCCGGAAGGCCAACTGAGTTGCGGGCAGCGGGAAGCCGTGCGTCGCAGGTACGGGGTAACATAA
- the rlmB gene encoding 23S rRNA (guanosine(2251)-2'-O)-methyltransferase RlmB, whose translation MVDVSEMIAGRNPVREALRAGRPINKILAARGTAAGPLAEILHLAREKNIPVQMVERAHLDKLNQGMPHQGVIAYAAARGYVEVEDILAAAHARGQDPFIVLLDEINDPHNLGAILRTVDAAGAHGVIIPQRRSVALTSAVARASAGAVEYVPVARVTNLDQTIRQLKEKGLWVVGADMAGPRVYWQAKLTGPLLLVIGGEGKGIGRLIKERCDMLVRLPMAGQVGSLNASVAAALLIYEVVRQRGLG comes from the coding sequence ATGGTTGACGTGAGTGAAATGATTGCCGGCAGAAATCCGGTCCGCGAAGCTCTCCGGGCGGGACGTCCCATTAATAAGATACTGGCCGCCAGGGGAACGGCGGCAGGCCCGTTAGCCGAAATTCTGCACCTGGCCAGGGAGAAAAATATTCCGGTACAAATGGTTGAACGAGCCCACCTGGATAAACTTAACCAGGGCATGCCTCATCAGGGGGTTATTGCTTATGCTGCTGCCAGGGGCTATGTGGAAGTGGAAGATATACTGGCAGCGGCTCATGCCAGGGGGCAAGATCCGTTTATTGTGCTGCTGGATGAAATAAACGACCCCCATAACCTGGGGGCCATACTGCGTACGGTGGATGCAGCCGGCGCCCACGGGGTCATTATACCCCAACGAAGGTCGGTGGCCTTAACCTCAGCTGTGGCCAGGGCTTCGGCGGGGGCGGTGGAATATGTTCCGGTGGCCAGGGTTACCAACTTGGATCAAACTATTCGGCAGTTGAAAGAAAAAGGGCTTTGGGTAGTGGGGGCGGATATGGCGGGCCCTCGGGTATACTGGCAGGCCAAACTGACGGGGCCGCTGCTTTTGGTCATCGGCGGGGAAGGAAAGGGAATCGGCAGGCTGATTAAAGAGCGATGTGATATGCTGGTCCGGTTACCCATGGCGGGCCAGGTTGGATCACTCAACGCCTCGGTGGCAGCTGCGCTTTTGATTTATGAAGTGGTACGCCAGAGAGGGTTGGGCTAA